The Halogranum gelatinilyticum genome contains a region encoding:
- a CDS encoding DUF7555 family protein — MDRRRLPLQLLDTVGYAVAVTAVVFLVGAGLATAAGRQPLVGAKWFMFLVGFGLLAYSAFQLRPTPKWKQDEEGGNGNGGLLGTDTNGQVGLQAAVTRLVPDDYRLPADERHSAALKLFVASVFVLVASFLMETVFGVAVAA; from the coding sequence ATGGACCGCCGTCGTCTCCCGCTGCAGCTGCTCGATACGGTCGGCTACGCCGTCGCCGTCACCGCCGTCGTGTTCCTCGTCGGTGCGGGGCTGGCAACGGCCGCCGGTCGCCAGCCGCTGGTGGGGGCGAAGTGGTTCATGTTCCTCGTCGGCTTCGGCCTGCTCGCCTACTCGGCGTTCCAGCTGCGGCCGACCCCGAAGTGGAAACAGGACGAAGAGGGTGGAAACGGAAACGGTGGCCTGCTCGGCACCGACACCAACGGGCAGGTGGGGTTGCAGGCGGCCGTCACCCGACTCGTTCCCGACGACTACCGGCTCCCGGCCGACGAGCGACACTCGGCGGCACTGAAGCTGTTCGTCGCGAGCGTCTTCGTGTTGGTCGCATCGTTCCTGATGGAGACGGTCTTCGGCGTCGCCGTCGCCGCCTGA
- a CDS encoding ABC transporter ATP-binding protein, translating into MSTYTNGAAPDAAREEVQTGETLVEVNDLKTYYEDDSLFGGKPVKAVDGVDFEIKKGETLGLVGESGCGKSTLGRTLVRLEQATDGEILRRGTDITTLSGDELKDWRKNTQMVFQDPESSLNDRMTIGEIVREPLDVHKVGTPEERKQRVRELLSTVGLQEQHYYRYPHQFSGGQRQRIGIARALALEPDFIVLDEPVSALDVSVQAKILNLLDDLQDEFGLTYLFIAHDLSVVRHICDRVAVMYLGNIMEIGPTDALFDDPANPYTHALLSAIPEPDPTSERNRITLRGTPPSPRDPPTGCPFSTRCPVKIRPPKYRDIDEDVWEAIEVLREVLRERSRVELTIGDRVRDLLGKETRLTDIHDVETELFGDLDVPDEVQRHVSEAVEYVANGDDDRAQAYLKEEFGSVCDSERPDLYRVGDTERTSLCHRHTNEHDEPIDVYTEDYSGVLADD; encoded by the coding sequence ATGAGCACGTACACGAACGGAGCGGCACCGGACGCCGCACGAGAAGAGGTACAGACCGGCGAGACGCTCGTCGAGGTCAACGACCTGAAGACCTACTACGAGGACGACTCGCTGTTCGGCGGCAAGCCGGTGAAGGCCGTCGACGGCGTCGACTTCGAGATCAAGAAGGGCGAGACGCTGGGTCTCGTCGGTGAGTCCGGCTGTGGCAAGTCGACGCTCGGCCGCACGCTCGTCCGGCTCGAACAGGCCACCGACGGGGAGATCCTCCGCCGCGGCACCGACATCACCACCCTGTCGGGCGACGAGCTCAAAGACTGGCGGAAGAACACCCAGATGGTCTTTCAGGACCCCGAGTCGAGTCTCAACGACCGGATGACCATCGGCGAGATCGTCCGCGAGCCGCTCGACGTCCACAAGGTCGGCACGCCCGAGGAGCGTAAACAGCGCGTCCGCGAGCTGCTGTCGACCGTCGGCCTCCAAGAACAGCACTACTACCGCTACCCCCACCAGTTCTCCGGCGGGCAGCGGCAGCGCATCGGCATCGCCCGCGCGCTCGCACTCGAACCGGATTTCATCGTGCTCGACGAGCCGGTCTCCGCGCTCGACGTCTCGGTGCAGGCGAAGATTCTCAACCTGCTGGACGACCTGCAGGACGAGTTCGGGCTGACGTATCTGTTCATCGCCCACGACCTCTCGGTCGTCCGCCACATCTGTGACCGCGTCGCCGTCATGTATCTCGGCAACATCATGGAGATCGGGCCGACGGACGCGCTGTTCGACGACCCGGCGAACCCCTACACCCACGCGCTGTTGTCGGCGATTCCCGAGCCGGACCCGACCAGCGAGCGCAACCGCATCACGCTCCGTGGGACGCCGCCGAGTCCGCGCGACCCGCCGACGGGCTGTCCGTTCTCGACGCGGTGTCCCGTGAAGATTCGGCCGCCGAAGTACCGCGACATCGACGAGGACGTCTGGGAGGCCATCGAGGTGCTCCGCGAGGTGCTCCGCGAACGGAGCCGCGTCGAACTCACCATCGGCGACCGTGTCCGCGACCTGCTCGGCAAGGAGACGCGGCTGACCGACATCCACGACGTCGAGACCGAGCTGTTCGGCGACCTCGACGTCCCCGACGAGGTGCAGCGACACGTCAGCGAGGCCGTCGAGTACGTCGCCAACGGCGACGACGACCGGGCGCAGGCCTACCTCAAAGAGGAGTTCGGCAGCGTCTGTGACTCCGAGCGACCCGACCTCTACCGCGTCGGCGACACGGAGCGGACGAGCCTCTGTCACCGTCACACCAACGAACACGACGAACCCATCGACGTCTACACCGAGGACTACTCGGGCGTCCTCGCCGACGACTGA
- a CDS encoding DUF7529 family protein — protein sequence MPDISEDMDHGERIAANAGAEKEAWAATLDDMRALAAEYEEQGWETITIQAGDTTPRGDHEGGTFGLYFLTPGNKADAFVDAVEAGEFPQYEVYRAEQDGTVFLVLELLDPETETAIFVAGTFALRNSLACAKKAADEGEIYTHLHTLDGALLGSFRHADYEDFFPSITAVEDWADVDESAMNY from the coding sequence ATGCCGGACATCTCTGAGGACATGGACCACGGCGAGCGGATCGCCGCCAACGCGGGTGCCGAGAAGGAGGCGTGGGCCGCGACGCTCGACGACATGCGCGCGCTGGCCGCGGAGTACGAGGAGCAGGGCTGGGAGACGATCACCATCCAGGCGGGCGACACCACACCGCGCGGCGACCACGAAGGGGGGACGTTCGGACTCTACTTCCTGACGCCGGGCAACAAGGCCGACGCCTTCGTCGACGCGGTCGAGGCGGGCGAGTTCCCGCAGTACGAGGTCTACCGCGCCGAGCAGGACGGAACCGTCTTTCTCGTGCTCGAACTGCTCGACCCCGAGACGGAGACGGCGATCTTCGTCGCCGGCACCTTCGCGCTCCGGAACTCGCTGGCGTGTGCGAAGAAGGCTGCCGACGAGGGCGAGATATACACGCATCTCCACACGCTCGACGGGGCACTTCTCGGGTCGTTCCGTCACGCCGACTACGAGGACTTCTTCCCGAGCATCACCGCCGTCGAGGACTGGGCTGACGTCGACGAGTCGGCGATGAACTACTGA